A DNA window from Staphylococcus warneri contains the following coding sequences:
- a CDS encoding carbohydrate kinase family protein has protein sequence MRRLFAIGEALIDFMPTVTDTALKDVEQFSRQVGGAPCNVACTVQKLGAQAEMITQLGNDAFGDIIVETLNQIGVGTDYIKRTDEANTALAFVSLKADGQRDFSFYRKPSADMLYEAQNIEDLDVGKGDVLHFCSVDLVDSPMKQAHLAMVEKFNQHQGTIVFDPNVRLPLWDNKEDCRNAILTFIPKAHVVKVSDEEIEFITREQDESKAIESLFVGNVEAVIYTRGAKGASIYLKDGTVKHHEGFKVKAIDTTGAGDAFIGAVISQILIQQDMAIESLFKQQGESILQFSNLVAAKVTTKYGAIESIPTLEEIDNA, from the coding sequence ATGAGACGTTTATTCGCAATAGGTGAAGCGTTAATAGATTTTATGCCAACAGTAACTGATACTGCACTTAAAGACGTTGAACAATTTTCTCGTCAAGTAGGAGGTGCACCTTGCAACGTTGCTTGTACAGTTCAAAAGTTAGGTGCACAAGCTGAAATGATAACGCAACTTGGCAATGATGCATTTGGAGATATTATCGTTGAGACACTGAATCAAATTGGTGTTGGTACTGATTATATTAAGAGAACAGATGAGGCGAATACAGCACTCGCATTTGTAAGTTTAAAGGCAGACGGACAAAGAGACTTTTCATTTTATCGGAAACCATCTGCAGATATGTTATATGAAGCTCAAAATATTGAAGATTTAGACGTGGGTAAGGGTGATGTTTTACATTTCTGCTCGGTTGATTTAGTAGATAGCCCTATGAAACAAGCACATTTGGCAATGGTCGAGAAATTTAATCAACATCAAGGAACCATTGTTTTTGATCCTAATGTTCGCTTACCTTTATGGGATAATAAAGAGGATTGTCGTAACGCTATATTGACATTTATACCTAAAGCACATGTCGTTAAAGTTTCAGATGAAGAAATTGAATTTATTACGAGAGAGCAAGATGAATCTAAAGCGATTGAATCGCTATTTGTAGGCAATGTTGAAGCGGTAATTTATACTCGAGGCGCTAAGGGAGCCTCAATCTATTTGAAAGATGGTACAGTTAAACATCATGAAGGCTTTAAAGTCAAAGCTATCGATACTACTGGTGCTGGAGATGCCTTTATAGGTGCTGTAATAAGCCAAATATTAATACAACAAGATATGGCGATAGAGTCATTATTTAAACAACAGGGTGAATCAATCTTGCAATTTAGTAACCTTGTTGCAGCAAAAGTAACGACAAAATATGGTGCCATTGAAAGTATTCCTACATTAGAAGAAATTGATAACGCGTAA
- a CDS encoding sulfurtransferase TusA family protein, translating into MVYELGTVGMVCPFPLIEAQKKMTELDLGDELKIDFDCTQATEAIPNWAAENGYPVTNYEQLGDASWTITVQKA; encoded by the coding sequence ATGGTATATGAATTAGGTACAGTTGGGATGGTTTGTCCTTTCCCATTAATTGAAGCACAAAAGAAAATGACTGAATTAGATCTTGGCGATGAATTAAAAATTGATTTTGATTGTACACAGGCAACTGAGGCAATCCCTAATTGGGCGGCAGAAAATGGTTACCCTGTTACTAATTATGAACAACTCGGTGATGCATCTTGGACAATTACTGTTCAAAAAGCGTAA
- the agrC gene encoding quorum-sensing sensor histidine kinase AgrC has protein sequence MELINNIPFAILQLILYFWVTKLISFIKYTRRDYFIIIGIIISSLVLYELFGTKSLLFVVISSLIFLYRKIKFYSILAVLITSLIMYLSNFTTLVLYVTVLDKITDTYILLTIYMLVFFIVSLITSLVLRFLLQKLKTSYLSMNKTYNIIIALVLVISFVFFYSYSLVNTSAFESLRSYGIIFVGLIIFLSIIIFILSMFTLREMRYKRNLQEIETYYEYTLKIESINNEMRKFRHDYVNILSTMSEFIREDDMPGLRQYFNEQIVPMKDNLETRSLKLNGIEKLKVREIKGLITTKILQAQEKEIAISIEVPDVIERIDMNTIELSRIIGITLDNAIEASESLEDALIRIAFFKEDESVTLIIMNKCKDSIPRVHELFEEGFSTKGDNRGLGLSTLKEITDNNDNVLLDTVIENGFFIQKIEIIDKES, from the coding sequence ATGGAATTAATCAATAATATACCGTTTGCTATTTTGCAATTAATTTTATACTTTTGGGTTACAAAATTAATATCGTTTATCAAATATACAAGAAGAGATTATTTTATCATCATAGGGATTATAATCTCTTCTCTTGTATTATACGAATTATTTGGTACGAAATCTTTACTATTTGTAGTAATATCTAGCCTAATTTTCTTATATAGGAAAATTAAATTTTATTCTATTTTGGCTGTTTTAATTACTTCATTGATAATGTATTTGAGCAACTTCACTACTTTAGTATTGTACGTAACAGTTTTAGATAAAATCACTGATACATATATACTACTTACAATATACATGCTAGTATTTTTTATAGTTTCTTTGATAACTTCTCTAGTTCTGAGATTTTTATTACAAAAACTAAAAACATCATACCTTTCAATGAATAAAACATATAATATTATCATCGCCTTAGTATTAGTAATATCGTTTGTATTTTTTTACTCTTATTCTTTAGTTAATACTTCTGCATTCGAAAGCTTAAGAAGTTATGGAATTATTTTTGTTGGTTTAATTATCTTTTTAAGCATCATTATTTTCATTCTTTCAATGTTCACTTTACGTGAAATGCGTTATAAACGTAATCTTCAAGAGATTGAAACGTATTATGAATATACTTTGAAAATTGAATCTATTAATAATGAAATGCGTAAGTTTCGACATGACTATGTCAATATTCTTTCTACGATGTCCGAATTTATTCGTGAAGACGATATGCCAGGCTTACGTCAGTATTTCAATGAACAAATTGTACCGATGAAAGATAACTTAGAAACACGTTCACTTAAACTTAACGGTATTGAGAAGCTTAAGGTCCGTGAAATCAAAGGTCTTATTACGACGAAGATTCTTCAAGCTCAAGAGAAAGAAATCGCGATTAGTATTGAAGTGCCCGATGTGATTGAACGCATTGATATGAATACGATAGAATTAAGCCGTATTATTGGTATTACATTGGATAATGCGATTGAAGCATCAGAATCATTAGAAGATGCCCTTATTCGTATCGCCTTTTTCAAAGAAGATGAATCAGTAACGCTTATTATCATGAATAAATGTAAAGATAGCATTCCTCGTGTGCATGAACTATTTGAAGAAGGTTTTTCTACAAAAGGTGATAATCGAGGTTTAGGTTTATCTACACTTAAAGAAATCACTGATAATAATGATAATGTATTATTAGATACAGTCATTGAAAATGGCTTTTTTATTCAAAAAATAGAAATAATCGATAAAGAATCATAA
- the agrA gene encoding quorum-sensing response regulator AgrA, producing MKIFICEDDPKQRENMASIIKNYIMIEEKPMELALATDDPYEVLEQSKNMNDIGCYFLDIQLEADINGIKLGSEIRKHDPVGNIIFVTSHSELTYLTFVYKVAAMDFIFKDDPAELKTRIIDCLETAHTRLKLLSKESNVETIELKRGSNSVYVQYDDIMFFESSSKSHRLIAHLDNRQIEFYGNLKELSQLDDRFFRCHNSFVINRRNIESIDSKERIVYFKNKEHCYASVRNVKKI from the coding sequence ATGAAAATATTCATTTGCGAAGATGATCCAAAACAACGAGAAAATATGGCTTCAATTATTAAAAATTATATTATGATTGAGGAAAAGCCTATGGAGCTTGCTCTCGCAACTGATGATCCTTATGAAGTGCTTGAGCAATCCAAAAATATGAATGACATCGGTTGTTATTTCTTAGATATTCAACTTGAAGCTGATATAAATGGTATTAAATTAGGTAGTGAAATTCGAAAACATGATCCTGTAGGTAATATCATTTTTGTAACAAGTCATAGTGAATTAACGTATCTCACTTTCGTTTATAAAGTGGCTGCAATGGATTTTATATTCAAAGATGATCCTGCAGAACTGAAAACACGTATTATCGATTGTTTAGAAACAGCTCACACAAGACTTAAATTATTATCTAAAGAAAGTAATGTAGAAACAATAGAGTTAAAGCGTGGTAGTAATTCAGTTTATGTACAATATGACGATATTATGTTTTTCGAATCATCTAGTAAATCACATCGTTTAATTGCACATTTAGATAATAGACAAATCGAATTTTATGGTAACCTTAAAGAATTAAGTCAATTAGATGACCGTTTCTTTAGATGTCATAATAGCTTTGTGATTAACCGAAGAAATATTGAGTCAATTGATTCTAAAGAACGCATTGTCTATTTTAAAAATAAAGAGCATTGTTATGCATCAGTTCGTAATGTCAAAAAGATATAA
- a CDS encoding YeeE/YedE family protein — protein sequence MVWMIISGLIVGVLLGFVMQRTRFCLAGGFRDMYVQKSNKMFYALLVAITVQSIGLFILTSLGLVNVPAHTFPIVGTVIGSFVFGIGIVLAGGCATGTYYRAGEGLIGSWIALILYALTSAMTKTGILSPVLKVINQPTNENASMADTLHIPNWILVILITIITLILVTKTLKKPKVAVPKLKQKYTGLRHYLFERRYHPFVAAIAVGLIALLAWPMSSSTGRDYGLGITTPSANIVNFLITGNTQLIDWGAFLVVGIFLGSYIAAKGSKEFKWRLPDKKTIRNSAIGGILMGFGASVAGGCSIGNGLVETATMSWQGWIGLGSMILGVWFMSYFIFIKPMKQLQQSTKKQQTTVKQQTQTT from the coding sequence ATGGTTTGGATGATTATAAGCGGTTTGATTGTCGGTGTACTATTAGGATTCGTAATGCAACGAACTCGCTTTTGTTTAGCAGGCGGTTTTAGAGATATGTATGTACAAAAAAGTAATAAAATGTTTTATGCTTTGCTTGTTGCGATTACAGTTCAAAGTATTGGTTTATTCATTTTAACAAGTTTAGGCTTAGTTAATGTTCCAGCACATACATTTCCAATTGTTGGTACAGTTATCGGTTCTTTTGTCTTTGGCATAGGTATCGTATTAGCAGGCGGTTGTGCTACTGGAACATATTATAGAGCAGGAGAAGGTTTAATAGGTAGTTGGATTGCACTTATTTTATATGCATTAACAAGTGCTATGACTAAGACAGGTATTTTATCACCAGTTCTAAAAGTAATTAACCAACCTACAAATGAAAATGCTAGTATGGCAGATACATTGCATATTCCAAATTGGATTTTAGTCATTCTTATAACGATTATTACTTTAATATTGGTGACTAAAACACTTAAAAAACCTAAAGTAGCAGTTCCTAAATTAAAACAAAAGTATACAGGTTTAAGACATTATTTATTTGAAAGAAGGTATCATCCATTTGTAGCAGCAATTGCAGTTGGATTAATCGCATTATTAGCTTGGCCAATGAGTAGTTCTACTGGTAGAGATTATGGATTAGGAATTACGACGCCTTCAGCAAATATTGTTAATTTCTTAATTACTGGAAATACTCAACTCATTGATTGGGGCGCATTTTTAGTTGTAGGTATATTCCTTGGTTCCTACATTGCTGCTAAAGGTTCAAAAGAATTCAAATGGCGTTTACCAGATAAGAAAACAATTAGAAATAGTGCAATAGGTGGTATTTTAATGGGCTTTGGAGCCTCTGTTGCAGGTGGTTGCTCAATCGGTAACGGTTTAGTTGAAACGGCAACAATGAGTTGGCAAGGTTGGATTGGCTTAGGTTCAATGATTCTAGGTGTATGGTTTATGAGTTACTTTATTTTTATTAAACCTATGAAACAATTACAACAATCGACTAAAAAACAACAAACAACAGTTAAACAACAAACGCAAACGACGTAA
- a CDS encoding redox-sensing transcriptional repressor Rex yields MASNVKIPRATLKRLPLYYRFVSNLKTKGIDRVNSKAISEALQIDSATIRRDFSYFGELGKKGYGYNIDSLIEFFKAEISGSNDIKIAIVGVGNLGRALLTYNFSIHDEMTITEAFDVNQDVIGEQVGRVVVKDSKTLKQTLSKQDIDVVILTTPEHVAQSVTDELVESGIKGIMNFTPARVSTPNDVQVHHIDLGIELQSLLFFMRNYDESMK; encoded by the coding sequence ATGGCAAGTAACGTTAAAATTCCTCGAGCAACTTTAAAACGTTTACCGTTATATTATAGATTTGTTAGTAATCTAAAAACTAAAGGTATTGACCGTGTTAATTCTAAAGCTATTAGCGAAGCATTACAAATAGATTCAGCTACGATTCGTAGAGATTTTTCATATTTTGGCGAATTAGGTAAAAAAGGTTATGGCTATAATATAGATAGTTTAATTGAATTTTTTAAAGCTGAAATTAGTGGTAGTAATGATATTAAAATTGCAATTGTTGGTGTAGGTAACTTAGGTCGAGCATTATTAACATATAACTTTTCAATTCACGATGAAATGACAATTACAGAAGCATTTGATGTGAATCAAGATGTCATCGGTGAACAAGTAGGCCGTGTAGTTGTTAAAGATAGCAAGACTTTAAAACAAACGTTATCAAAACAAGATATTGATGTAGTCATTCTCACTACTCCTGAACATGTTGCTCAAAGTGTTACAGACGAACTTGTTGAATCTGGTATTAAAGGAATTATGAATTTTACGCCAGCAAGAGTAAGTACACCAAATGATGTTCAAGTACATCATATTGATTTAGGTATTGAATTACAGTCCTTACTATTCTTTATGAGAAATTATGATGAATCAATGAAATAG
- the tsaD gene encoding tRNA (adenosine(37)-N6)-threonylcarbamoyltransferase complex transferase subunit TsaD, translating into MNKQQTLILAIETSCDETSVSVIKNGTEILSNTVLSQIESHKRFGGVVPEIASRHHVEGITTTIDTALQTANVTMNDINAIAVTQGPGLIGALLIGINAAKALAFAYDLPLIPVHHIAGHIYANHLETPLTFPLMALIVSGGHTELVYMKNHLNFEVIGETRDDAVGEAYDKVARTIDLPYPGGPQIDQLAAKGEDTYQFPRVWLEKGSYDFSFSGLKSAVINQLHNQRQKGQEIVPENVATSFQNSVVEVLTTKAIHACKAYNVKRLIVAGGVASNRGLRESIAKQCEDNQIQLTIPTPKLCTDNAAMIGAAGHYLYLAGIRSDMSMNGKNNIDIEDFSIETLS; encoded by the coding sequence GTGAATAAGCAACAGACATTAATTTTAGCAATAGAGACAAGTTGTGATGAAACAAGTGTAAGTGTTATAAAAAATGGTACAGAAATATTATCTAATACAGTGTTAAGCCAAATTGAAAGTCATAAGCGCTTTGGCGGTGTAGTACCTGAAATTGCTAGTCGTCACCATGTCGAAGGGATTACGACGACAATAGATACCGCTTTACAAACTGCAAATGTGACTATGAATGATATCAATGCTATTGCTGTAACTCAAGGGCCTGGACTTATAGGTGCGTTGCTCATAGGTATTAATGCGGCAAAAGCACTTGCATTTGCATATGATTTACCGTTAATACCAGTTCACCATATTGCAGGACATATTTATGCGAATCATTTAGAAACACCGTTAACATTTCCATTGATGGCTTTAATCGTTTCTGGTGGTCATACAGAATTGGTTTATATGAAGAATCATTTAAATTTTGAAGTCATAGGTGAAACAAGAGATGATGCTGTAGGTGAAGCATATGATAAAGTAGCACGTACCATTGATTTACCCTATCCAGGTGGACCTCAAATTGATCAATTAGCAGCTAAAGGTGAAGATACGTATCAATTTCCTAGAGTTTGGTTAGAAAAGGGAAGTTATGATTTTAGTTTTAGTGGGCTAAAAAGCGCAGTTATTAATCAATTGCATAATCAACGTCAAAAAGGACAAGAGATTGTACCAGAAAATGTTGCTACAAGCTTCCAAAACAGTGTTGTTGAAGTGTTAACGACTAAAGCTATACATGCTTGCAAAGCGTATAATGTTAAACGATTAATCGTTGCTGGTGGTGTGGCAAGTAATCGTGGGCTAAGAGAAAGTATTGCTAAACAATGTGAAGACAATCAAATTCAATTAACCATACCTACACCGAAATTATGTACTGACAATGCAGCGATGATTGGTGCAGCAGGTCATTATCTTTATTTAGCAGGCATTCGTAGTGATATGTCAATGAACGGAAAAAATAACATTGATATTGAAGATTTTTCAATTGAAACCTTATCATAA
- the abc-f gene encoding ribosomal protection-like ABC-F family protein, which produces MILLQLNDISKSFVGEDIFTNVDFEVKTGERIGVVGRNGAGKSTLMKIIAGVEDYDSGHISKIKNLKMGYLTQQMTLDSNATVFEEMSKPFEHIKNMELLIKQETDWLAAHADAYDTPTYQAHMEKYESLSNQFEQLEGYQYDSKIKTVLHGLNFNEDDFNKPINDFSGGQKTRLSLAQMLLNEPDLLLLDEPTNHLDLETTKWLEDYLRYFKGAIVIISHDRYFLDKIVTQVYDVALGSVKRYIGNYEQFIQQRDKYYEKRMQEYEKQQEEIKRLETFVEKNITRASTSGMAKSRRKTLEKIQRIDKPMIDARSANIQFGFDRNTGNDVMHIKQLEIGYDDTPITKPINMEVSKGDHIAIIGPNGVGKTTLIKTIAQRQRQLGGEVTFGANLKIGYYDQKQAEFKSNKTILDYVWDQYPNMNEKDIRAVLGRFLFVQDDVKKIINDLSGGEKARLQLALLMLQRDNVLILDEPTNHLDIDSKEMLEQALEHFAGTIIFVSHDRYFINQLANKVFDLDHDGGKMYLGDYQYYIEKTEEAAALKAKAESEIESTNNPSTKQRSTSSYENQKQRRREQRKIEREIEQREAIIESCEAKIEDIDYQLTQPDVYSDPIKSNELAELKSNTEQELEQAMMEWEELQEKL; this is translated from the coding sequence ATGATACTTTTACAACTTAATGACATCTCTAAATCGTTCGTTGGTGAAGATATCTTTACTAACGTTGATTTTGAAGTAAAAACAGGCGAACGTATAGGTGTTGTTGGACGAAATGGTGCCGGTAAATCAACACTTATGAAAATCATTGCTGGCGTTGAAGATTATGATAGTGGTCATATTTCAAAGATTAAAAATCTTAAGATGGGCTATTTGACACAACAAATGACACTAGACTCTAACGCCACTGTATTTGAGGAAATGTCAAAACCATTTGAACATATAAAAAATATGGAATTATTAATCAAACAAGAAACCGATTGGTTAGCTGCACATGCAGATGCGTATGATACCCCTACTTATCAAGCACATATGGAAAAATATGAATCTTTATCAAATCAATTTGAGCAACTAGAAGGTTATCAATATGATAGTAAAATTAAAACAGTTCTTCATGGGTTGAATTTTAATGAAGATGACTTTAATAAACCTATTAATGACTTCAGTGGTGGTCAAAAAACAAGATTATCACTGGCACAAATGTTGTTAAATGAACCAGATTTATTATTACTTGATGAACCTACCAACCATCTTGATTTAGAAACCACAAAATGGTTAGAGGATTATTTACGCTACTTTAAAGGTGCAATTGTCATTATCAGTCATGATAGATATTTCTTAGACAAAATCGTTACACAAGTTTATGACGTCGCTTTAGGTAGCGTCAAACGATATATTGGTAATTATGAACAATTTATTCAACAAAGAGATAAATATTATGAAAAACGTATGCAAGAATATGAAAAACAACAGGAAGAAATTAAAAGATTAGAAACATTTGTAGAAAAAAATATTACAAGAGCTTCAACAAGTGGCATGGCAAAAAGTCGTCGTAAAACCCTAGAAAAAATTCAACGTATAGATAAACCTATGATTGATGCAAGAAGTGCCAATATCCAGTTTGGATTTGATAGAAATACCGGAAATGACGTCATGCATATCAAACAATTAGAAATTGGTTATGATGATACCCCTATTACTAAACCTATTAATATGGAAGTATCCAAAGGCGATCACATTGCAATTATAGGGCCAAATGGTGTCGGTAAAACCACTTTGATTAAAACCATTGCTCAAAGACAACGTCAACTCGGTGGCGAAGTCACATTTGGTGCTAATTTGAAAATTGGTTACTATGATCAAAAACAAGCTGAATTCAAATCAAATAAAACCATTCTAGATTATGTGTGGGACCAATATCCAAATATGAACGAAAAAGATATTCGAGCAGTATTAGGACGCTTTTTATTCGTACAAGACGATGTCAAAAAAATCATCAATGATTTATCAGGTGGTGAAAAAGCAAGACTACAACTAGCCTTGTTAATGTTACAACGTGATAATGTACTTATTTTAGATGAGCCTACCAATCACCTCGACATAGATTCAAAAGAAATGTTAGAACAAGCTTTAGAGCATTTTGCAGGTACTATAATATTTGTATCCCATGATAGATATTTCATCAATCAATTAGCCAATAAAGTATTTGACTTAGATCATGATGGTGGCAAAATGTATCTTGGTGACTACCAATATTATATTGAAAAAACAGAAGAAGCTGCTGCTCTAAAAGCTAAAGCGGAAAGTGAAATTGAGTCTACAAATAACCCAAGCACCAAACAGAGATCGACATCATCATATGAAAATCAAAAACAACGTCGTCGCGAACAACGCAAAATAGAACGTGAAATCGAGCAACGTGAAGCTATCATCGAATCATGTGAAGCAAAGATCGAAGACATTGATTATCAACTTACACAACCTGATGTTTATAGTGATCCTATTAAATCCAATGAATTAGCGGAATTAAAATCAAACACCGAACAAGAATTAGAACAAGCAATGATGGAATGGGAAGAATTACAAGAAAAATTATAA
- a CDS encoding sucrose-6-phosphate hydrolase has protein sequence MTEWTKEERYQRIEDADSDKLLNLKQQVKLSPYRQTFHIQPETGLLNDPNGLIYFDGKYYVSHQWFPLGAVHGLKYWFNYTSDDLVHFEPQGVILSPDTKFDSHGVYSGSAFEYQGHLYYMYTGNHRDHAWQRHSSQMIARMKADGSVEKFPKPVISQQPEGYTSHFRDPKVFQVEDQFYAILGAQTMDEFGRLLLYRSKDIVNWHFQGEIKTSLNQFGYMWECPDYFELDGHDVIMFCPQGLDSDEDKYRNIYQSGYIMGDLNLDTLEFDHQSFLELDRGFDFYAPQTFLDQNGQRILIGWMGLPDTTYPTDEEGWAHCLTIPRVLNIENGKLKQRPIQSLEKLRYNKETALGYANKFTTKLHPYEGKQYELIIDILENDASEIYFELRTSRYQSTMISYNKRDNKVTLDRTDSGVLPGNVEGTTRSTKLDSTLTQLRIFVDTSSIEIFCNDGERVLTSRIFPSEEATGIKTSTESGQVYLQFTKYKLKGDLS, from the coding sequence ATGACTGAATGGACTAAAGAAGAACGCTATCAACGAATAGAAGATGCTGATAGCGATAAATTACTAAATTTAAAACAACAAGTAAAACTATCTCCGTATAGACAAACTTTTCATATTCAACCAGAAACGGGTTTATTAAATGATCCCAACGGTTTAATTTATTTTGATGGAAAATATTATGTGTCACATCAATGGTTCCCTTTAGGTGCGGTACATGGTTTAAAGTATTGGTTTAATTATACAAGTGACGATTTGGTTCATTTCGAACCACAAGGTGTGATACTAAGTCCAGATACTAAATTCGATAGTCATGGCGTTTATAGCGGAAGTGCTTTTGAATATCAGGGCCATTTATATTATATGTACACTGGAAATCACCGTGATCATGCATGGCAAAGACATTCATCCCAAATGATTGCTAGAATGAAAGCTGACGGATCAGTAGAGAAATTTCCTAAACCTGTCATTAGCCAACAACCGGAAGGCTATACAAGTCATTTTAGAGATCCAAAAGTATTTCAAGTTGAGGATCAATTTTATGCGATTTTAGGTGCGCAAACTATGGATGAATTTGGTAGATTATTATTATATCGTTCGAAAGATATTGTGAATTGGCATTTCCAAGGAGAAATTAAAACATCATTAAATCAGTTTGGTTATATGTGGGAGTGTCCTGATTACTTTGAACTAGATGGCCATGATGTCATCATGTTTTGTCCACAAGGTCTTGATAGTGATGAAGATAAGTATCGTAATATTTATCAATCTGGCTATATTATGGGTGATTTAAATCTAGATACGTTAGAATTTGATCATCAATCATTTTTAGAATTGGACAGAGGTTTTGATTTTTATGCGCCACAAACATTTCTCGACCAAAATGGTCAACGTATCTTAATTGGTTGGATGGGATTACCAGACACAACATATCCTACAGATGAAGAAGGTTGGGCACATTGTTTAACTATTCCAAGAGTATTAAATATTGAAAATGGTAAGTTGAAACAAAGACCTATTCAAAGCTTAGAAAAATTAAGATATAACAAAGAAACAGCTTTAGGTTACGCTAATAAATTTACAACCAAGTTACATCCATATGAGGGTAAACAATACGAATTAATCATTGATATTTTGGAAAATGATGCATCTGAAATTTATTTTGAGTTAAGAACATCAAGATATCAATCGACAATGATTTCATATAATAAAAGAGACAATAAAGTGACACTTGATCGAACTGATAGCGGTGTATTACCAGGCAATGTAGAAGGCACAACACGTAGTACAAAACTGGATTCAACCTTAACACAATTACGAATCTTTGTTGATACCTCTAGTATAGAGATTTTTTGTAATGACGGTGAACGTGTCTTAACATCAAGAATATTCCCTTCAGAGGAAGCAACTGGTATTAAGACTTCGACAGAATCAGGACAAGTCTATCTACAATTTACAAAATATAAGTTGAAAGGTGATCTTTCATGA
- a CDS encoding LacI family DNA-binding transcriptional regulator, with the protein MKNISDIAKLAGVSKSTVSRYLNNGSVSQKTRIKLSRIINEHDYQPNQFAQSLRATQTRIIGAIIPRMNSYAVDETVKGIVDQCQRHNYQLLLNYTGLHMDAEIEAIETLSRSKVDAIILMATDITNKHLEVIDKANVPVIIVGQEYPGLHSITHDDYQAGLKVGEWVGQNQPQRVVFFSVTEKDIAVGVHRRNGLVDGLSKYQIEPDIFETSFKYEEALQDIEQTLTKINDADVIIGATDAIALAIHKYSFNSDQLLKPTMIHGFGGDPMTQIVSPIIRTIQFNYFEAGQRAMLEVRQLIKGEAIEETIVIPVKL; encoded by the coding sequence ATGAAAAATATATCGGATATCGCAAAATTAGCAGGTGTATCTAAAAGTACAGTTTCTAGGTATTTAAATAATGGATCTGTAAGTCAAAAGACGCGTATAAAATTAAGTAGAATTATTAATGAACATGACTACCAACCGAATCAGTTTGCACAAAGTCTAAGAGCGACTCAAACACGTATTATAGGTGCAATTATTCCAAGGATGAACTCTTACGCTGTTGATGAAACAGTCAAAGGTATAGTAGATCAATGCCAACGACATAACTATCAATTACTACTAAACTACACTGGTTTACATATGGATGCGGAAATAGAAGCAATTGAAACTTTATCTCGAAGTAAAGTGGATGCAATCATTTTAATGGCAACCGATATTACTAATAAACACTTGGAAGTAATTGATAAAGCTAATGTACCTGTCATTATAGTTGGACAAGAATACCCTGGATTACATAGCATCACGCATGATGATTATCAAGCAGGATTAAAAGTGGGTGAGTGGGTAGGTCAAAACCAACCACAACGTGTTGTATTTTTTAGTGTTACTGAGAAAGACATTGCAGTGGGTGTACATAGAAGAAATGGATTAGTCGACGGCTTATCAAAATATCAAATTGAACCAGATATATTTGAAACCTCTTTTAAATATGAAGAAGCATTACAAGACATTGAACAAACGTTAACAAAGATCAATGATGCTGACGTCATTATAGGTGCGACCGATGCGATTGCATTGGCTATTCATAAATATAGTTTTAATTCAGATCAATTATTAAAACCAACAATGATTCATGGATTTGGTGGAGACCCTATGACACAAATAGTTTCACCAATTATTCGAACGATACAGTTTAATTATTTTGAAGCGGGACAACGTGCCATGCTTGAAGTTAGACAATTGATAAAGGGTGAAGCTATTGAAGAAACCATTGTGATACCAGTGAAATTATGA
- the agrD gene encoding cyclic lactone autoinducer peptide AgrD has translation MEFLVNLFFKFFTSIMEFVGFVAGYSPCTNFFDEPEVPSELTKIYE, from the coding sequence ATGGAATTTTTAGTCAATTTATTTTTTAAATTTTTCACTTCAATCATGGAATTTGTTGGTTTTGTAGCTGGTTATAGTCCTTGTACTAACTTCTTTGATGAGCCAGAAGTACCTAGCGAATTAACTAAGATATACGAATAA